The bacterium genome includes a window with the following:
- a CDS encoding choice-of-anchor N protein, producing MRKIFFKGVNQLILFLWGIIFIVSSAYAIPSLQLYIPGSTYDPITESWTTTASDFELQVLGASSPHNADYIKNVTLYIAINENEKGLPGAYVNINGSPIDFNYYGNPFLMPPHGIYPTYYRAYWLPNLMVSTAGEIVHNYNPGGSGTDLGDIHYLSINWGGYSRIHFDLAGIVVNKYGKKYYRRAPFSHDAEVNSPPPAPVVPEPSTMLLLLPGLLGLANFRRSI from the coding sequence ATGAGAAAAATATTTTTTAAAGGGGTTAATCAACTAATTCTTTTTTTATGGGGGATAATCTTTATTGTTTCTTCAGCTTATGCTATCCCCAGCCTTCAATTGTATATTCCAGGCTCTACTTACGACCCTATCACTGAGTCCTGGACCACTACTGCTTCTGATTTTGAACTGCAAGTTCTGGGAGCCTCATCTCCACATAATGCTGATTATATAAAGAATGTCACTCTTTATATTGCTATAAATGAGAACGAAAAGGGATTGCCAGGAGCCTATGTAAATATCAACGGTTCTCCAATAGATTTTAACTACTATGGCAACCCATTCTTGATGCCTCCTCATGGTATCTATCCAACCTATTATCGTGCTTATTGGCTACCTAATTTAATGGTTAGTACAGCCGGGGAGATTGTCCATAATTATAATCCTGGTGGGAGTGGAACAGATTTGGGGGATATTCATTATCTCTCGATAAACTGGGGTGGTTATAGCCGTATTCATTTTGATCTAGCGGGTATTGTTGTGAACAAATATGGGAAAAAATACTATAGAAGGGCGCCTTTCTCTCATGATGCTGAAGTAAATTCACCACCCCCGGCACCTGTTGTTCCAGAACCTTCAACTATGTTACTTTTATTGCCTGGTTTGTTAGGATTGGCAAATTTCAGAAGGAGTATCTAA
- a CDS encoding YfhO family protein produces MKREDLLPIGIFIGLIAIFFIDIITMSRIFLQEDITYIFYPMKSFYAENLKKFDFPLWLPYIQCGYPIFAIGNLGFLYPINLLLFFNLPVPIAQNLHYIIHFILAGIFTYFYAQVIGLPRVSALISGIIFMFSGFFVAHLTHIDILSSSIWLPLILIFMEKILKREKTHIYVVLAGIFIGIQILAGHQQITFYSLLCVSLYFFSGVLFEGRCRILNFLVSFGLVMIIAIGLAAIQIIPTYEVLSLSNRGEGISLKFANIANFPPINFITFILPYFLGDNANYFGKWNFSEGYGYVGIFPLILGLFGILRDKNRHIYFFLSLLILSAILMMGNVTPLYTMLWHLPIFNSIRAPARFCYLLTFSISILAGFGFSYLITQKINRKVILRILYLSLILILGGIIFTMDIEKFLPRDFPLNKIKYIKQDAYIFLIFLCMSFIILYFWVKQKLQLMIFKFLVVLFIIIDLFLFNMRGGPTTVKISHLPEIFTPNTGKFLLQDEDIYRYMSIYPGIILIESNEEIEEFLNRVLSPNMNICTHLSEMNMKTGLICVRHWLEVIKLFRKDTPIHITEQEVIPLMIKNRQLLNLFNVKYILLTRDIPDDKFRMVFEDKSVKIIENKDVLPRAFIVHNSKLIKEKEAVLQELSSKEFNPEQYVILEEEVRSQKSEVRGQTKAKDTPKSKIIDYQPEKVTVKVALNKSGFLVLSDTYYPGWQAYVDGKKEKIYRAYHTFRAVPLEKGNHLVEFRYEPLSVKIGMFITGLTILCLIFFVIIYPRVCVV; encoded by the coding sequence ATGAAAAGAGAGGATTTATTACCAATAGGCATATTCATCGGCTTAATTGCTATATTCTTCATAGATATAATTACTATGTCCAGGATTTTTCTTCAAGAGGACATAACATACATATTCTATCCGATGAAATCATTTTATGCAGAAAATCTAAAGAAATTTGATTTCCCCTTATGGTTGCCGTATATCCAGTGTGGATATCCTATTTTTGCCATTGGTAATCTTGGTTTTTTATATCCGATAAATCTTTTACTATTTTTTAATCTTCCTGTCCCTATTGCCCAAAATCTCCATTATATTATCCATTTTATTCTTGCCGGAATATTTACTTATTTTTATGCACAGGTAATTGGGTTGCCTCGGGTTTCTGCTTTAATCTCAGGGATAATCTTTATGTTTAGTGGATTTTTCGTCGCCCATCTTACCCATATAGATATATTAAGTTCCAGTATATGGTTACCTTTAATCTTAATCTTTATGGAAAAGATTCTCAAAAGGGAAAAAACTCATATTTATGTAGTCTTAGCCGGCATATTTATCGGCATTCAAATCCTTGCTGGACATCAACAGATAACATTTTATTCATTATTATGTGTCAGTTTATACTTTTTCTCTGGAGTTTTATTTGAAGGTCGATGCCGGATATTGAATTTTTTGGTCAGCTTTGGATTAGTGATGATAATAGCTATTGGTCTGGCCGCTATTCAAATAATCCCAACTTATGAAGTATTATCCCTTTCTAATCGAGGGGAAGGGATAAGTCTGAAATTTGCTAATATTGCTAATTTCCCACCTATAAATTTCATCACCTTCATTTTACCTTATTTTTTAGGAGATAATGCAAATTATTTTGGGAAATGGAATTTTAGTGAAGGATATGGTTATGTAGGTATTTTTCCGCTAATATTAGGATTATTTGGCATCTTAAGAGACAAAAATAGACATATTTATTTTTTCTTATCCTTATTAATCCTATCAGCCATATTGATGATGGGTAATGTGACACCTTTATATACTATGTTATGGCACCTACCTATATTTAATAGCATTAGGGCACCGGCACGATTTTGTTACCTTTTGACCTTTTCTATTTCTATCTTAGCCGGTTTTGGCTTTTCATATCTAATCACTCAAAAAATAAATAGAAAAGTTATCCTGCGAATATTATACTTATCCTTAATATTAATCTTAGGTGGGATTATTTTTACAATGGATATTGAAAAATTTTTACCCCGGGATTTTCCTTTAAATAAAATTAAATACATCAAACAAGATGCCTACATATTTCTAATCTTTTTATGTATGAGTTTTATCATCTTATATTTTTGGGTTAAACAAAAATTACAACTAATGATTTTTAAATTCCTTGTTGTCCTTTTTATTATAATTGACCTATTCTTATTTAATATGAGGGGGGGGCCAACTACGGTTAAAATATCACATTTACCGGAGATATTTACTCCAAATACCGGTAAGTTTCTGTTACAAGATGAAGACATATATAGATATATGTCAATCTACCCAGGTATTATACTGATAGAAAGTAATGAAGAAATAGAAGAGTTCTTGAATAGAGTATTATCACCCAATATGAATATTTGCACCCATCTCTCTGAGATGAATATGAAAACGGGTTTGATTTGTGTAAGGCATTGGTTAGAGGTTATAAAACTTTTCCGAAAAGACACGCCTATACATATTACCGAACAAGAAGTAATTCCCCTTATGATTAAAAATAGACAGTTACTTAATTTATTTAATGTTAAATATATTTTATTGACCCGGGATATTCCTGATGACAAATTTAGGATGGTATTTGAAGATAAGAGCGTTAAGATTATCGAAAATAAAGATGTTCTTCCACGGGCATTTATCGTGCATAACTCTAAATTAATTAAAGAAAAAGAGGCTGTTCTTCAGGAATTAAGCAGTAAAGAATTTAATCCAGAACAATATGTTATTCTGGAAGAAGAGGTTAGAAGTCAGAAGTCAGAGGTCAGAGGTCAGACGAAAGCAAAGGACACTCCAAAATCCAAAATTATAGACTATCAACCAGAGAAAGTAACGGTCAAAGTTGCTCTTAATAAAAGTGGTTTTCTTGTATTATCGGACACATATTATCCTGGCTGGCAGGCTTATGTAGATGGAAAAAAGGAAAAGATATATCGTGCTTATCATACCTTTAGAGCAGTTCCTCTTGAAAAAGGTAATCATCTTGTAGAATTTAGATATGAACCTTTATCAGTCAAAATAGGGATGTTTATTACTGGTTTGACCATTTTATGTCTAATATTTTTCGTAATTATATATCCCCGTGTCTGTGTGGTATAA